A single window of Mangifera indica cultivar Alphonso chromosome 18, CATAS_Mindica_2.1, whole genome shotgun sequence DNA harbors:
- the LOC123201459 gene encoding transcription factor MYB1-like: MKNECCESEVSSQQKFKNDMETQNITDIEVDGDDTEDGGEVEADGGGSGEDSAVVVGEGSKRGNKDRVKGPWSPEEDAILSNLVSKFGARNWSLIARGISGRSGKSCRLRWCNQLDPAVKRKPFTDEEDKIIISAHAIHGNKWAVIARLLPGRTDNAIKNHWNSTLRRRAMELDRVKKFESGNIIEDTSMDRTKASSEETLSCGDVNSFKSLEGKDVCSLEILDNQCEDNTITEVPYNPDHELKEQPTLFRPQACVSAFNVYKAVDGPEIASPNSRQTPMQRPLVQASLPDAGICKLIEGVYGERMVPHMCGFGCSGTQCGGNGQNSLLGPEFLEFSEPPSFPSFELAAIATEISNLAWLKSGLENSNMRLMDDAADRIRTNGSQVQMGHLEERKSKLTGQ; encoded by the exons ATGAAGAATGAATGTTGTGAGAGTGAAGTGTCTTcccaacaaaaattcaaaaacgaCATGGAAACACAAAATATAACGGACATCGAAGTCGACGGCGACGACACCGAAGACGGTGGAGAAGTTGAAGCTGATGGCGGCGGAAGCGGCGAAGATTCTGCTGTAGTTGTCGGAGAGGGAAGCAAAAGGGGCAACAAAGACCGAGTGAAGGGGCCTTGGTCGCCCGAAGAGGACGCAATATTAAGCAACCTTGTGAGCAAGTTTGGCGCTAGGAATTGGAGCTTGATCGCCCGAGGAATATCCGGTCGCTCCGGCAAGTCTTGTCGGCTCAGGTGGTGTAATCAGCTCGATCCAGCTGTTAAACGGAAGCCATTTACTG ATGaggaagataaaattataatttcagcTCATGCTATCCATGGAAACAAATGGGCTGTCATTGCTAGGCTTCTACCTGGGCGGACAGATAATGCTATTAAGAACCACTGGAATTCCACTCTAAGGCGTCGGGCCATGGAACTTGACAGGGTAAAGAAGTTCGAATCTGGAAATATCATTGAGGATACCAGCATGGATAGGACCAAAGCATCATCTGAGGAAACTCTATCTTGTGGTGATGTAAATTCATTTAAATCCTTAGAGGGAAAAGATGTATGTTCTTTGGAAATTTTGGATAATCAATGTGAAGACAACACCATAACAGAGGTTCCATACAATCCTGATCATGAATTAAAAGAACAACCTACTCTTTTCCGTCCGCAGGCATGTGTAAGTGCTTTCAATGTTTATAAAGCTGTGGATGGCCCTGAGATTGCTTCACCAAATTCAAGGCAAACCCCAATGCAAAGACCTCTAGTTCAAGCATCATTGCCTGATGCAGGGATCTGCAAATTGATTGAAGGAGTCTATGGTGAGAGGATGGTGCCTCACATGTGTGGCTTCGGCTGTTCTGGGACACAATGTGGTGGTAATGGTCAGAACTCTTTGTTGGGACCTGAATTTTTGGAATTCTCAGAGCCTCCAAGCTTTCCAAGTTTTGAATTGGCTGCCATAGCCACAGAAATAAGCAACCTTGCTTGGCTGAAAAGTGGCTTGGAGAATAGCAATATGAGACTGATGGATGATGCAGCAGATAGGATAAGAACAAATGGATCTCAGGTGCAAATGGGGCATttggaagaaagaaagagcaaGTTAACAGGGCAATAA